In Lycium ferocissimum isolate CSIRO_LF1 chromosome 7, AGI_CSIRO_Lferr_CH_V1, whole genome shotgun sequence, the sequence CATTGCTCTCTGTTGCAAAACTTCAAAGATTCAacgaagagaaaaaaaaaaaaaatctccccTATTTTTCTAGACATTACGTGAATACGAGGGGAAAGAAGGGTTGGGCTATGAAATTTTTCCAGATCtggtatattttttaattaagttgttatgttttgtaaataaggaaaaatatccttatgttttgtaatatagtgtcttaagtagtattattaggtcattttcccaaaaaaaaaaccactgaaatacattaaaaaaaaaaaagacacaggAAATACattatggcaaaaaaaaaaaattcactgaaatacataaaaaaaaatcactaaactacatcaaaaaaaatattaatatctaatttaatagctccaccattaaaggctaaaatcaagcatcatgtttttttttttaccttgttCTCATGTATTTGTTGGCAACAAATACACGCGCAAACATACACTATTTTGCCAAAAaatgtagctacaaatggtaatatttaaaaggATAGCTACTAAGCTAGAAATTCCTGATAAGATATTTCGGTAAGTTTTGCCAACTAACTAATCTTGTAAAAACTAGAAAGGGCTACCCAGAGGCCCAATATTTAAGCCTACATCTTAAGCCCAATTATTTATCAAGTAAATCTCAACCACCTGTCTTTCTTTACTCTCACcgcctctcttctttcttccacACAAACGggaattacatatatatatatatataacacaacacaacacaacacacacacgcatCATCATTATATCTCTCTTTAATTCCCAAATCCAAGCAATTAGgtgaaaatcacaaaaatgtTGAAGCACATAGGAAATCGAATTTTAGGGCTAGGTCAACAATCAAGGGTGAGCCGAGGGATGTTACCTCGGCTATATCATGAAAGAGTAGTGGACCATTACAATAACCCACGAAATGTTGGTTCTTTTGATAAGAACGACCCGACAATTGGTACGGGTCTTGTCGGGGCTCCGGCTTGTGGGGATGTGATGAAACTTCAAATCAAGGTTGATGATAACACTGGCAAAATTACAGATGCTTGTTTTAAGACCTTTGGTTGTGGTTCTGCTATTGCTTCTTCATCTGTTGGTACGTTTCTTCATATTTCAACGAATTTggtggaaaaaaataaatgaaaaaggaTGACATAGCATCTGATGTTATTTAAGATGGGTTGTGGtgattctgattttttttttttttttttgggcaatttTCAGCAACTGAATGGGTGAAAGGAAGACAAATGGAGGAAGTACTGAGCATAAAGAATACGTAAGTCCTTTGaactttctttttaattttttattcttttttgtgtgtttttagGGTATATAGCGTGGTTTCAGATTGCCCCTTTTAGTTTTTCCTGCTTTCTTGCTTATAAGTAATTGAATAGTTGATTCTCGTAGTTATACGTATTGAATTTTGAGTTGAATAGTTTAAAGCTTTTCCTGCTTATAAGTAATCTTTGTGATTGTGGAGCTGGAGGTATTTTCTAGAATTGGTTCCTGGTATTTTTTTTGTCGTATTTTCTAAAGCAATAGTAAGGTACTCCTTTGCCTGGTTTTTTGgtagtatatttttttctccattccTGTTTGGAATTTCATGATATTTGTGCTATTTTGATACTCCTGTAGATGTTGACTTAAAACTGTATGCCCGGGGACTTCTTTTGACATCACTGGTATTTACAAACTCCACTTATGAACCAATCTTGAAAGTCATGGGCCTAATTAAGGTAGGATTTGATGAGAAAGTAAATTCTTCAAGGAAAAGTTGTGATATCTGAAAAAGTAAATATAGTGGCAAATCTCCCTCATGGACCCATAACCAAACAATCAACTGTCTGTTTTCATGTGCttttaaattaaacaaacaaGTTGATGGGAAGAGTATAtatccatacaaagcttcaaatAAAAATTGACGAAGGGTACGTATGCATTTACCTTGCCCCATAACATTCCGTCATCCACTATAATAAGGACCTGCTACCACGTCTATTGATACATTTTGACATAACTCCACTCCAGCATTTGCAACATTATTATAGCGCTCCCAAGCAGCAGATATGCCAGTAGTCTCGGCCCCTTACTGTCATCTTGGTACATCGGCCCCTTACTGTCATCACGGTTTCAACTTAATTTTTTCTGTATCATCTGTGGATGATTATATAGGTTATGGGAACTAATCTATTCTTTATCTTTATGTAGAAATAGATGTAAAGTGTCGCGGCCTTTCTTTTGTGGTGTTGATGTCTGTTCAACCTGCTGGAAAATTAATTGGCAGTCTTGACTTTTTCTAGACCTTGAGATGTATTCTGAGACACATTTGATTTTTACTGCAGGGAGATAGCAAAACATCTCTCCCTTCCACCTGTTAAACTGCACTGTAGCATGCTCGCTGAGGATGCAATTAAGGCTGCTGTGAAGGATTATGAGGCGAAGAAGGCAAAATTCAGTGGTGGTGTAGGAAGTGCATCAACAGAGAAAGCTGCTGACGCTTGATATGctagttgaagaaataaaaggCTTCCAGGCAATGAAGTTAAGAATGAATATCAGGGATGTACGTGTACGTAGTGTGTCTTGGATTTTCATAGATGTAAATTAGCTCTATGGCTTTTCGGTTTGTAATAAAATAATGTTTACTTGGATGAAGAGGTGAACTTGCTCTGTGCAGGGTTCTGTTACCCACGTTGTTGAAACGTTTACTGAGATGCTGAATCTTGCTcctatttttgtaaataattaCGGTGGGTTCATTATAGCCCGTGACCAAGATGTAGTGAGTGCATCACCAGTGTCGTCGTAGTTGTAACATTGAAGTGAAGATATGAGGCGAACACAAGAGTTCggtttatttttgaaaatttgaagctTTGTCTTGTAACAACATGAAAAATCTCATTAATATTACACAACTGGGCTCTACTTTATTGCTAGTTGTTTTAACTTCATCAAAAAAGTATGGCAAGACCGGAGGTAAATATAATTAGTAGTGGACTCTATAAGAGCCGGTCAAAGCACGCTATATTTCTAATAAAAAGTTgaatctcttttttttaaaataaaacaagataCTTATAATAGATAAATATTACTtgataatataaataaagttatcCTTATTGCTATGGAAAAACCTGCTTGTCAAAAGATCAGAGTGTCACGAATTTAAATGTTTGTGCATACTATTCTCTTCTGATCCAATTGGGTATGCAATCATTCTTACTACTAACTATGTATATATCTCTCTATTACTAGATAGCCCGTGCCCACAAAAGAGGTCCGCCACTGGGAAAGGCAATCTCATACTTAGTTTAATTGTTTTGTAGGAATACCCGAAACAAAGGAAGCAATACCATCAATAACTATTAATATAATAGATTCATactattttcatgcatttgaaGAATAAAATTGTATAATTACACTCTTGAGCTTGCTAATGAGAAGGTAAAAAGAAAGGGTTAGATTGTTCATGTTCACTTCGATAAGCTGATTCCCTGACAATTGCAGCTTAGCATTTGTTACAAAAGAAACTTCACTTGTGCTAACACAAATTCAATATTAGGATTGTCTTCTTGATTTGTGTACAGCTTCTCAACCTGACCACCTAAATACAACATGTCAGTATTGATTTGGTGATTCAATCTTTATATCAGGGAAAAAACAGAGGCCTAAATAACCGATCACTTGTTCAACCCAATTCAAGGAAAATACGAATAACCTAGAAACATGATTGTTACTAATCGGACATCCTAAAGAAACAACCCTACGTCAGAAATTGCATTAAAGATACATGTTAATATATGGAGGCAAGAAACAGAGAATCGGAGAATTTTGCGCATTTAGCACGCTGAGTCTGTTTACACTAAAAATCCACTAAAAGctaatttataagaaaatagttaccagtttcaaacaaaaaaaaattatttataagaaaaaaGTATGTGCAAGTTCATTCAATAGGTAGAAAACTAACCACAAGATAGGTGGTCTTAGTTAGTTGAGATCTGAAGATGGGCACCTCACTACTCGCATAAAACAAACTCCAGAAAAGAAAATATCAGTTAGAACTATTCTCACAGTCACCTACTTCCACCTTTCCACTAAGTTTCCATCTGAGCGCACTCTTCTAGGTGTTCTTTGTCCGGTAATTTGTAATATCCCCTTAAAGTGACAGTGATGGCCAAACTGTCATTCCTTGCATGCTACTACTCCATCTTAGCCCACTTCTGCATGAAAATCTGCCAACATCAATAGCTGAATCAAACAATCATCATGCATAAGAAGGATAGTAGGTAAAGACTATCAAGATTCAAGGGAGAGCCATACATAAGTGAAGAGTTGAGCAGAAGCAGAAACATAAGATTATCTTGCTAGCTTCATCGAAATAGAAATCTATCTCAGCTTCACACCACCCACGGAATGAAAGAGAATCCTGAAATATAGGAAATatacggaaaaaaaaatctcagcAAATAAGAAAGAGCCCTCCccaattaaaaatgaataaaactACAATCAGGGACACCCCGTTTTAGCGTTTAGATTGTAATGGTATGTCATTGTAGTACTTTGCAAAAAAAGGGTATGTCATCAGTTACATACAAACAAAGAAACGTTTTTCAgaacaaaagtttttttttagcaagataaaaaaaaatgcagcaaaATACACGTTAACATAAGTGTATATACCTTCGATTCATAACTTCAACGTCACATAGATGGGTTTCCCATATAATATACTGTCCAGACTCGTGATTTAGATCTACCCCTAAAAAAGTTTGTAGCCATATGAATCATTATCTACAGAAGCAGATAATTAAGCTTAAACAAATTCTTCGGCAAGCTACAAGAGTAAAGTGAGCTATCACCTCAATGGTCAATATAGGTATACAACTTACCAACTTTGCATTTCCAAGTTCCAGAAAGCAACGTAGTCACTTCCGTTGCCATGATTCTGTAATGTTGAAAATTAAACAATGGCCTATTTTCATCATAAATATTCACCTTAAAGTTGTTCGGAAGCTTTCTTTTATCAAGGGATAGATGTTCTATGGCAGGTTCGAAAATTGCAAGTAATTCAATAGGCGTTCCTCATACCTACAAAAGTAGCACTATTCAAAAGTTGTTCTCTATATCAATGTGATTATTGAGTTGTTCATTACACACAGCTACTACAACTTCACGAGCTTTGAAGCTACTCTGCAACAATTAAACAGCCACAGCTAGTGTCTTTGTCAAATTCAGAATAAACATCAGTATTGAATCATGAGTTGAGCTCAACAATAAACCTTTCCCTGAATAATTTAGTACTTCATGACATAGATACCTCTCGAATCACTGAAGGACTTTATGCTGATAAGGTAATTGATCTCAAACCTGTCTCAGAATCACCCACAAGCTgtcacaaaagatgaaataGTGGCATTAAGTTCAAAATCACTAAACAACAATATTAATCTCCTAAAATTTCATCTCAATTGATTATAAAGTTAAAATGGTCATTCAGTACCAGGTACTTCTTAAAGAAATAAATATCTTTTTGAGAAAGAAATAGATATTAAGACATGAAGAAGGAATTTATACCATTCTTATCTTTTTTGACAACAACAAAGCATGCAACAGATTGATATAATGAAGAAGAATCTATATTAAAGCTACTGGTGTGATTTTAACGGTTAGTCCGATTATTAGTAACCATAAAATAAATAGGtctaatttcatttttctaaTGTTTGTGCTTTCAGTCCTTAAAACCATATATCAAGCAGTGCTAATTTAATATATGACAAGCAGCTACATTCAATTTATTAACAGAATGCTATGTATGAAATGGTCATTCCACTGAGTTAGCTAATTGAATCGCTAATGCAAGGAGATAAGTTGAATCACTTACAGTAACCAAGTGCAATGGGTGTCAAGTAACCAAAAAGTGTATTCCTCCAATAGTGTCGTGCATCAGTGCGCACAATGATCCAATAGAGTAGTTATTATATGACGTACATATTTCGCAAAGTACTCacagaaagaaattaaaaaggagAGGAGAAGATTCTCACCATTAAAAATCCACCTTGCTAGGAaggaaagacaaaaattaaaagcaaGCAAGAAGAACACATGTTCACCATTTGAAAATACTTATCAAACTCAAAAGTTTACACACAGAACTAAATTTATCAAACAAAACGACCTCTTTTAAGTGGATAATAACCTCGtggaaattatttttatagttATTTCATATAACATTGTTTTTCTGGAACCTAAGCACCTAATATGTCGTCTACTGTGGAGATTTTTTCCCATTAGCTCAACCTTTTGTTTGCAAGACCAAGATATTAAACATTGCAACTTGATATTCAGTCACAAAAGGACAACTTGACAGGCCAACAGAGTGAAAAATGGCAAAACATCACGAAAATTCGAGGTATAATCCGTCGCGATTTTATTAATTGAAGAGGAAAAAGGGATTAAGTTTGATtacccaaagaaaaaaaatagcagCTTCATATTCGTTAAATATCCAATATCATGATTCTAGTTATCTATTTTCAAATATGCAAGCAAAATTTGATATACTAACAAGAAATTATCAGAAATTAACAAACCTACAGATACCACCTCTTATTATCAATAACTGGGGGTGCAATAAAcgaagaaagatggagaaaaacttacaccaaaatttaaaaatacagCACATATCATTGACTAATTGGAACCAAGATAGAGAAAAACAGCTTTGTCACATGGAAATTTCGAATATGAATAAACCTAATTTTCAATGTTGAAAACATCTTGTGGAGTAAAGATCCAACAGTCCATGATCTCTATCTCCGATAACTTTAGATGAGAAGAAATCCTCGACACATACACcacatgtttttatttttgaagCTGCAGCGACAGGAATGAAACTATTTCTTTTCTTGTCAAAGTCGATAAGTGTACTCAGAGACACATAGAAAGTACTTTCGAGACaactcaaaattcccaaaatggCGGCAAGAACCACCATTTCTGGTCACTAAATGTGCACTACATTATTGATTAATGTAGTCTCCTTATATATCAAATTATGTGTTTATCCACATAATGAGTAATCTCATCAACACTTAAATGTCACAGTAGAAATGAAGATATGAATACAAAAtcgtttcaaaaaaaaaaaaaaaaaaaaattctattccAAGTCATAATACACTACTGTATGGAAGTCCAAATAAAATCTCTTGAACCGAAGGAAACTGAAAGTTGTTGCACACTATagtaattatatttttcattaatgcCAAAAGGAAGTGTTGATTTGACTTCTTTTCTACTACTCTCTCACGGAAAATTAGCTAACAACTATAGAAGAGCTCGAGTTGAAACACACAACATGGAAAATCATCCATACTTTAATAATGTGAAAACAAAGTGCCAATGTAATAGgctgaattttttttctaaactaACTCTTGAATCTTCAATTGACCATATTttgatagtaagggtatattttacttcgcacttcctgaacgtgaatttgatgatatttggaacttgttgaagtgttatggtgtagttatGTAAACTACTCCTACTATTATTATCTTAGTAAATTGAGAAATGAAAtagatatttaatattttgggtAGCCACCCTTTCATATTTATCCAAACATAAAAGTTGGGCAACCACCTTTTCTTTCAATCCTTATCCAAGtttgagaatttaaatatttcacgTTTGACGTAAGAACTCTACAATTGTAGGCTGTTTCGTAAATTCTAGTCTtttagtgataatataacgctTCAACTAACGAaaaattttgtccaaactttcagcaaaaggaaattcaatagctttccctTGAAGGCTGTTTAAGTGCTTAACATTTGACTCTTATATCTCCAAGTAGCAGTAGGTTGAGGCTCTTCATTGACACTTTTGTtctcacataatatatttcttacaaaatattattacacgctATTTGAGTATGATCaagttatagagaggtaattttacaaagagtgtaccgctataaCGGATGTCATTGCTATTATAGGCAGAAttctgttatagagaagtaaaatataacatgaaaaatcggttccaGAGAAAATCAggccgttatagtgaaatgttgttataacgaatgacaattatagagaggtttgaccgTATATACAATTTATATCATCACAACCATCTTAACATTGCAAATTACACGAACCAAATTCACAACCAATGTACAAAACAATTAGTATATTCCCTAAGGTAAACCCAATAAGACCTATCTCTCCACATAACAAAAGATAGAAAAAGAATCAACAGAAACAATTCTATAAATTTCCTGCATAACAATTAACTAAACTTTAACAAATGATACAATCCAAAACtcatatttttctctcttcagcaatttcatccatatctcATAAAGATCCTGTTGGGCTAAacggtccaaagatactcttaacatgatgtgatattgtccgctttgggctaagcccgcacggttttcgccaaaaggcctcacatcattaaaagtatccaacaccttataagtagctcttttttcttttcagctaccaatgtggtacttgTTCGCGCGCCAATGATCTCCCGCTTGACCTAAGTTCCACATGGCTCGTTACCGCAACTCACGGGTCGGAGATTCGAGCGTGTCGATGTGCCGCTTGCGTCGTTAAAGTATTTACGGTCACCGAAGCCGAAAGGTTTGTGTATGCGTTTTTTAAGCTACGGGTAAATGTCATCGCCGGCCCGTAGACGGACAAATGCACTAAGCGGGCCCAGCGCCACACTCACCGTCTTGATAGTCGTCCATGAACCATTGGATTACGATACAGTTGTTGGGCTTAATGGTccaagatactcttaacatgatgtgatattactcgctttgggccaagccgCATAGTTTCCCAAAAGGCCTCGCGTCATTAAGAGTATTCAATATATAAGTAGCTCTTTTTCTTTTCGGCCTACCGGTGTGAGAACAAAGTGCCACGTTGATAAGccgaaaagaaaatgaaaatttatttataaggagttggatctttcttaatgatgtgaggtggccttttgggaaaaaaaccGTGCGTGCTCGTCTTCAAAgtgacaatatcacatcatgttaagagtatcttcgGACATTAAGCCCAACAACCCAACCGGTATAACCAATGGTTCGCGGACGACTATCAAGATGGCGGAGTGTGGCGTGGGGCCCGGCTTAGTGCATTTGTCCGTCTATGGGCCGGTTTATGACATTTACCCGTAGCTTAAAAAGACGCATACACTTTCGGGTTTTCGGCAGACCGTAAATACTTTAACGACGCGGGGCGGCACATTGACACGTCGTCAATCTTCCGACCCGTAACGAGTCATGCGGGGAACTTAGTTCGGCGGGGAGATTGTTTGGGgcgtgcgaacaaagtaccaggTACATCGATACCGAAAAGAAAAGAGAGCTATTTATAAAGAAAGCTAGATACCTAATTATTTATACCTTTTAAAACGCGTGTGCTCGGCCCAAAACAGGACAATATCACAttatgttaagagtatctttggaccgtTAAGCCCAACAGATCCTAGCTTTAAcgacaaattatttttcttatcatcacacccccctccccccaagaATAAATACtgacaaattaaattttattgcCAGTGACAAGAATCAAGCAGTGGAGTTAGGCACTAAAAATTAACATACTGTCCTAATTAGCAGAGGGAGGGGGAGTGAAGGTGGAGATGGTGGTGTGGTGGTGCTAGTGGTGGCAGTGGTTGTGAAGGGAGAGAAGATGGTAGTGGTGGGAGAAGGGGAAGATAGGGTAAATGGGTTGGTTGGTGAGGGGACATGTCACGTGGCGTTCACCTCAATGCCACATCTGATATCCACCTTGAACAATTTTAAAGGAGGAGGGTTATATTaagacccaaagtataacaaagggtatatttggcctttTGCCgtaaaaatgaaagagagagagTATTAAGTGATAATTCCAAGAAGCCCTTGTAGTTTCTTAATTTCTATACTTGGCCCAATCGAATAAGGGTTTTCGAGGGGGGTTTCCAA encodes:
- the LOC132063827 gene encoding uncharacterized protein LOC132063827, whose product is MLKHIGNRILGLGQQSRVSRGMLPRLYHERVVDHYNNPRNVGSFDKNDPTIGTGLVGAPACGDVMKLQIKVDDNTGKITDACFKTFGCGSAIASSSVATEWVKGRQMEEVLSIKNTEIAKHLSLPPVKLHCSMLAEDAIKAAVKDYEAKKAKFSGGVGSASTEKAADA